From Lepus europaeus isolate LE1 chromosome 3, mLepTim1.pri, whole genome shotgun sequence, a single genomic window includes:
- the PRPH2 gene encoding peripherin-2, producing the protein MALLKVTFDQKKRVKLAQGLWLMNWLSVLAGIVLFSLGLFLKIELRKRSEVMNHSESHFVPNSLIGMGLLSCVFNSLAGKICYDALDPAKYAKWKPWLKPYLAVCVLFNVALFLVALCCFLLRGSLESTLAQGLKSGMKYYRDTDTPGRCFMKKTIDMLQIEFKCCGNNGFRDWFEIQWISNRYLDFSSKEVKDRIKSNVDGRYLVDGVPFSCCNPNSPRPCIQYQLTNNSAHYSYDHQTEELNLWVRGCRDALLSYYSSLMNSMGVVTLFVWLFEVTITVGLRYLHTALEGVSSPEEAEGESEGWLLEKSVPETWKAFLESLKKLGKGNQVEAGGADAGQAPEAG; encoded by the exons ATGGCGCTGCTCAAAGTCACGTTCGACCAGAAGAAGCGGGTCAAGTTGGCCCAAGGGCTCTGGCTCATGAACTGGCTGTCGGTGCTGGCTGGCATTGTCCTCTTCAGCCTGGGGCTGTTCCTGAAGATCGAGCTGCGGAAGCGGAGCGAGGTGATGAACCACTCGGAGAGCCATTTCGTGCCCAACTCCCTGATCGGCATGGGACTGTTATCCTGCGTCTTCAACTCGCTGGCCGGCAAGATCTGCTACGACGCCCTGGATCCTGCCAAGTACGCCAAGTGGAAGCCCTGGCTGAAGCCGTACCTGGCCGTCTGCGTGCTCTTCAACGTGGCCCTCTTCCTCGTggccctctgctgcttcctgctgcGGGGCTCCCTGGAGAGCACCCTGGCGCAGGGACTCAAGAGCGGCATGAAGTACTACCGCGACACGGACACCCCCGGCCGCTGCTTCATGAAGAAGACCATCGACATGCTGCAGATCGAGTTCAAGTGCTGTGGCAACAATGGCTTCCGGGACTGGTTTGAGATTCAGTGGATCAGCAACCGCTACCTGGACTTTTCCTCCAAAGAAGTCAAAGA CCGCATTAAGAGCAATGTGGACGGGCGCTACCTGGTGGACGGGGTCCCCTTCAGCTGCTGCAACCCCAACTCGCCCCGGCCCTGCATCCAGTACCAGCTCACCAACAACTCGGCGCACTACAGCTACGACCACCAGACGGAGGAGCTCAACCTGTGGGTGCGCGGCTGCCGGGACGCCCTGCTCAGCTACTACAGCAGCCTCATGAACTCCATGGGTGTCGTCACGCTGTTTGTCTGGCTCTTTGAG GTGACCATCACAGTTGGGCTGCGCTACCTGCACACGGCACTGGAAGGCGTGTCCAGCCCGGAGGAGGCCGAAGGCGAGAGCGAGGGCTGGCTGTTGGAGAAGAGCGTGCCGGAGACCTGGAAGGCCTTCCTGGAGAGCTTGAAAAAGCTGGGCAAGGGCAACCAGGTGGAGGCCGGGGGTGCAGATGCGGGccaggccccagaggcgggcTGA
- the TBCC gene encoding tubulin-specific chaperone C: MEAASCSAGAVGDGDMGSRRDLSSVPERLQRREQERQLEVGRRKQKRQDQEVEGEKSDFFAAAFARERAAVEELLEGGESVERLEEAASRLQTLQKLLNDSVLFLAAYDLRQGQEAMARLQAALAERRQELQPKKRFAFRTRRKEDGGAAAAAAAATTTDAAPAAPAASARPLAEEGPGLGSSWVCGFSHLESQVLEKRAEELHQRDVVLTELSHCTVRLYGNPNTLRLTKARGCTVLCGPVSTSVFLEDCSDCLLAVACQQLRVHTTTDTRVFLHVTSRAIVEYCHGIQFAPYTWSYAGIDADFESSGLDRNRNHWNDVDDFNWLARDVASPNWSILPEGERKVQWD, translated from the coding sequence ATGGAGGCGGCTAGTTGCTCCGCCGGTGCCGTGGGCGACGGGGACATGGGGTCCCGGCGGGACCTGAGCTCGGTGCCTGAGCGGCTCCAGAGACGCGAGCAAGAGCGGCAGCTGGAGGTGGGAAGGCGGAAGCAAAAGCGGCAGGACCAGGAGGTGGAAGGGGAGAAGAGCGACTTCTTCGCCGCCGCCTTCGCTCGGGAGCGAGCAGCCGTGGAAGAGCTTCTGGAGGGCGGTGAGTCGGTCGAGCGGCTGGAGGAGGCGGCCTCGCGGCTCCAGAcgctgcagaagcttctcaacgaCTCGGTTTTGTTCTTAGCCGCCTACGACCTGCGGCAGGGGCAAGAAGCCATGGCGCGGCTGCAGGCGGCCCTGGCCGAGCGGCGCCAGGAGCTGCAGCCCAAGAAGCGTTTTGCTTTCCGGACCCGGAGGAAGGAGGATGGCGGTgctgcggccgccgccgccgccgccaccacgaCAGACGCGGCCCCTGCAGCCCCGGCGGCGTCCGCGCGGCCGCTGGCGGAGGAGGGGCCAGGCCTCGGCTCCAGCTGGGTCTGCGGCTTCTCCCACCTGGAGTCGCAGGTCTTGGAGAAGAGAGCCGAGGAGCTGCACCAGCGCGACGTCGTTTTGACCGAGCTGAGCCACTGCACGGTCAGACTGTACGGCAATCCCAACACGCTGCGGCTGACCAAGGCCCGCGGCTGCACGGTGCTCTGCGGCCCCGTGTCCACCTCGGTGTTCCTGGAGGACTGCAGCGACTGCCTGCTGGCCGTGGCCTGCCAGCAGCTGCGCGTCCACACCACGACGGACACCCGCGTCTTCCTGCATGTGACCAGCAGGGCCATCGTGGAGTACTGCCACGGGATCCAGTTCGCCCCGTACACCTGGAGCTACGCGGGCATCGACGCGGACTTCGAGAGTTCTGGGCTGGACCGGAACAGAAATCACTGGAATGACGTTGACGATTTCAACTGGCTGGCCCGGGATGTGGCCTCCCCAAACTGGAGTATCCTTCCCGAAGGGGAGCGAAAAGTCCAGTGGGACTGA